One genomic region from Pseudoduganella lutea encodes:
- a CDS encoding UxaA family hydrolase, translating into MHPDPAPAAPHLLLMSPEDNCLIARLQLAAGDAVEIDGARVILPEAVPLGYKVARVALHPGDKVLRYGALIGSVTAPVAQGAILHTHNLASDYIPTYTLDDDSKSFIGSSH; encoded by the coding sequence ATGCATCCAGATCCCGCGCCGGCGGCGCCCCATCTGCTGTTGATGTCCCCCGAGGACAATTGCCTGATCGCGCGGCTGCAGCTTGCCGCCGGCGACGCCGTGGAGATCGACGGGGCCCGCGTCATCCTGCCGGAAGCCGTGCCGCTGGGCTACAAGGTCGCCCGCGTGGCGCTGCACCCCGGCGACAAGGTGCTGCGCTATGGCGCGCTGATCGGCTCCGTCACGGCGCCGGTGGCGCAGGGCGCGATCCTGCACACGCACAACCTCGCCAGCGACTACATTCCCACCTATACCCTGGACGACGACAGCAAGTCCTTCATCGGGAGCTCCCACTGA
- a CDS encoding UxaA family hydrolase yields MNDRSSPPALAGYLRDDGRKGIRNVVVVVYTVECAHHVARLVVNAFHGQPVHLIGFPGCYPNDYADRMMKRLVTHPNVGAALIVSLGCESFNRRGLEETVAASGRPVHTITIQENRGTRTSVADGVEWVRWALEALAAQPRVPMGMEELVVATICGGSDSTSGITANPAVGVAFDQLVGAGATCIFEETGELVGCEFHMKRRAATPELGDAIVRCVDKAARYYTVLGHGSFAPGNADGGLTTQEEKSLGAYAKSGASPIVGILKPGDLPEVGGLYLLDVVPDGEVRFGFPNISDNAEIVELLSCGAHVTLFTTGRGSVVGSAIAPVIKVCANPATYERLAEDMDVNAGRILTGQASLRQVGDEIVDLVARVANGEPTCSEALGHQEFILTYKQFEPSGPGCYPLKAA; encoded by the coding sequence ATGAACGATCGTTCCTCACCGCCGGCACTGGCCGGCTACCTGCGCGACGATGGCCGAAAGGGCATTCGCAATGTCGTGGTCGTTGTGTACACGGTCGAATGCGCGCACCACGTTGCGCGCCTCGTCGTCAACGCCTTCCACGGCCAGCCCGTGCACCTGATCGGCTTTCCCGGCTGCTATCCGAACGATTACGCCGACCGCATGATGAAGCGGCTCGTCACGCACCCGAACGTGGGTGCCGCGCTGATCGTATCGCTGGGCTGCGAGAGCTTCAATCGCCGCGGCCTGGAAGAGACCGTGGCGGCCAGCGGCCGGCCGGTGCACACCATCACGATCCAGGAAAACCGCGGCACGCGCACCAGCGTGGCCGATGGCGTGGAATGGGTGCGCTGGGCGCTCGAGGCGCTGGCCGCGCAGCCGCGGGTGCCGATGGGGATGGAGGAACTGGTGGTGGCCACGATCTGCGGCGGTTCGGACAGCACGAGCGGCATCACGGCCAATCCCGCTGTGGGCGTGGCGTTCGACCAGCTGGTGGGCGCCGGCGCCACCTGCATCTTCGAGGAAACGGGCGAACTGGTTGGCTGCGAATTCCACATGAAACGGCGCGCCGCCACGCCCGAACTGGGCGACGCGATCGTGCGTTGCGTGGACAAGGCGGCGCGCTACTACACGGTGCTGGGCCATGGCAGCTTCGCGCCCGGCAATGCGGATGGCGGGCTGACGACGCAGGAAGAAAAATCGCTGGGTGCGTATGCGAAGAGCGGGGCGTCGCCGATCGTCGGCATCCTCAAGCCGGGGGACCTGCCAGAGGTCGGCGGCCTGTACCTGCTGGACGTGGTGCCCGACGGCGAAGTGCGCTTTGGTTTTCCGAACATTTCGGACAACGCCGAGATCGTGGAGCTGCTGTCCTGCGGCGCCCACGTCACGCTGTTCACCACCGGGCGCGGCTCGGTGGTCGGTTCGGCGATCGCCCCCGTCATCAAGGTGTGCGCGAATCCCGCCACCTACGAGCGGCTGGCCGAGGACATGGACGTGAACGCCGGCCGGATCCTGACTGGCCAGGCGTCGCTGCGGCAGGTGGGCGACGAGATCGTCGACCTGGTGGCGCGCGTGGCGAACGGCGAGCCAACCTGCTCGGAAGCGCTCGGCCACCAGGAATTCATCCTCACCTACAAGCAGTTCGAGCCGTCCGGCCCCGGATGCTACCCGTTGAAGGCCGCCTGA
- a CDS encoding pectinesterase family protein produces the protein MNIATTRALVGASLLLFGCLDALAGGRTIVVAADGSGDVRTVQEAFTAVPDNSAERTVILVKPGVYDGQKILRKEKKNVTLQGEVADATILTWHVNTNEEQPPGTDPRHKGTALVVLADDFRADRLTFRNTSGDHGQALALRIDGDRAVVTNSRLLGWQDTVMLNHGRHYFRDTYIEGRVDFIYGSATAVFERCEIRSKNGGYVTAASTPPERRHGFVFIDSRLTNDPAPWVDPTGRIEAKAPTPLAYLGRPWRPHGAVAFIDTEMGAHIRPEGWNNWGKPDNEKTARYVEYNSRGDGANPGKRAGWSRQLTDAEAREYTAANILGGSDGWRPLHGLK, from the coding sequence ATGAATATCGCAACCACGCGCGCCCTCGTCGGCGCTTCCCTGCTGCTGTTCGGCTGCCTCGACGCGCTCGCCGGGGGCCGCACGATCGTTGTCGCCGCGGACGGCAGCGGCGACGTGCGCACCGTGCAGGAAGCGTTTACCGCGGTACCGGACAACAGCGCCGAACGCACGGTGATCCTCGTAAAGCCGGGCGTGTACGACGGCCAGAAAATCCTGCGCAAGGAAAAGAAGAACGTGACCCTGCAGGGCGAGGTGGCGGACGCCACGATCCTCACCTGGCACGTCAACACGAACGAGGAACAGCCGCCCGGTACCGATCCGCGGCACAAGGGCACGGCGCTCGTCGTGCTGGCGGATGACTTCCGCGCCGACAGGCTGACGTTCCGGAACACATCGGGCGACCATGGCCAGGCACTGGCCTTGCGCATCGACGGCGACCGCGCGGTGGTCACCAACAGCCGCCTGCTGGGATGGCAGGATACGGTGATGCTGAACCATGGCCGCCACTACTTCCGCGACACGTACATCGAAGGCCGCGTCGACTTCATCTACGGCAGCGCCACGGCGGTGTTCGAGCGCTGCGAGATCCGCAGCAAGAACGGCGGCTATGTCACGGCGGCCAGCACGCCGCCGGAACGCCGGCACGGCTTCGTGTTCATCGACAGCCGGCTGACGAACGATCCGGCGCCCTGGGTCGACCCCACGGGCAGGATCGAAGCGAAGGCACCCACGCCGCTGGCCTACCTGGGCCGGCCCTGGCGGCCGCACGGCGCCGTCGCATTCATCGACACCGAGATGGGGGCGCACATCCGGCCCGAGGGCTGGAACAACTGGGGCAAGCCGGACAACGAAAAAACCGCCCGCTACGTGGAATACAACAGCCGTGGCGACGGCGCCAATCCCGGCAAGCGGGCCGGCTGGTCGCGGCAGCTGACGGATGCCGAAGCGCGGGAGTACACGGCCGCGAACATCCTTGGCGGCAGCGACGGCTGGCGGCCGCTCCATGGGTTGAAGTGA
- a CDS encoding calcium:proton antiporter: MKISNSLPAWTIAAPIVAWLLLAGKAAGLGDALGGVYVALLAAGLFGGVLAAVFHAEVVAHRIGEPYGTLVLAVAVTSIEVALIVSLMIAGGESTTGLARDTVFAAVMLILNGMVGICLLAGGRRHGEQRFNQGGVSAALATLSAIAVLTMVLPNYTTTTPGPSYSSSQLVFIAVVSLVLYGTFVLVQTVRHRDYFLPEVATADEAVHAPPPSAKVMWWSSALLLACLGSVVLLAKSLSPPLEAAVLALGAPKALVGIIIAAVVLLPEGIAAFQAARANRLQTSLNLALGSALASIGLTIPAVAIVSLLNGWTLSLGIDVKSTVLLLLSVIVATISLGNGRTTIMQGMVHVVIFAVYLFITIVP; this comes from the coding sequence ATGAAAATATCGAATTCCCTGCCCGCGTGGACGATCGCGGCGCCCATCGTCGCCTGGCTGCTGTTGGCCGGCAAAGCCGCCGGCCTTGGCGACGCGCTGGGCGGTGTGTACGTCGCGCTGCTGGCCGCCGGCCTGTTCGGCGGCGTGCTGGCCGCCGTGTTCCATGCCGAAGTGGTGGCGCACCGGATCGGCGAACCGTATGGCACGCTGGTGCTCGCGGTGGCGGTCACGTCGATCGAAGTGGCGCTGATCGTGTCGCTGATGATCGCCGGCGGCGAATCGACCACGGGGCTGGCGCGCGATACCGTGTTCGCAGCCGTGATGCTGATCCTGAACGGCATGGTCGGCATCTGCCTGCTGGCCGGCGGGCGGCGCCATGGCGAGCAGCGCTTCAACCAGGGTGGCGTCTCCGCCGCGCTGGCCACGCTGTCCGCGATCGCCGTGCTGACGATGGTGCTGCCGAACTACACGACGACGACGCCGGGCCCTTCCTACAGCAGCAGCCAGCTGGTGTTCATCGCCGTGGTCTCGCTCGTGCTGTACGGCACCTTCGTGCTGGTGCAGACCGTGCGGCACCGCGATTACTTCCTGCCCGAAGTGGCCACCGCCGACGAGGCCGTGCACGCGCCGCCGCCATCCGCCAAAGTCATGTGGTGGAGCAGCGCACTGCTGCTGGCCTGCCTGGGCAGCGTGGTGCTGCTGGCCAAGTCGCTGTCGCCGCCGCTGGAAGCGGCCGTGCTGGCGCTCGGCGCGCCGAAGGCGCTGGTGGGCATCATCATCGCGGCCGTCGTGCTGCTGCCCGAAGGGATCGCCGCGTTCCAGGCGGCGCGCGCGAACCGGCTGCAAACGAGCCTGAACCTGGCGCTCGGTTCCGCGCTGGCCAGCATCGGCCTGACGATCCCCGCGGTGGCCATCGTGTCGCTGCTGAACGGCTGGACGCTGTCGCTGGGCATCGACGTCAAGTCGACCGTGCTCCTGCTGCTGTCGGTCATCGTGGCCACCATCTCGCTGGGCAATGGCCGCACGACGATCATGCAGGGCATGGTGCACGTGGTGATCTTCGCCGTCTACCTGTTCATCACGATCGTGCCCTGA
- the glf gene encoding UDP-galactopyranose mutase, with product MTKNVAIIGAGFSGAVIAHQLAKAGYQVEVFESRSHIAGNCHSERDAETNVMVHIYGPHIFHTDNERVWKFVNEFSEFKPYVNRVKAITNNRVYTLPINLLTINQFFNKTLRPAEAQEFLAEQGDKTIENPVTFEDQALRFVGRDLYEAFFKTYTVKQWGLDPTELPASILKRLPVRFNYDDNYFSHKYQGMPKDGYTAIVEKILDVPGITVHLNTPFKPEQKSDYAHVFYSGPIDAWFGHREGRLPYRTLDFEVHRDQGDYQGNAVINYCDNAQRYTRITEHKHFSPWEQHEGTVCYFEYSRQCEEGDTPYYPIRLARDKVQLEKYVNLANDEPNVTFIGRLGTYRYLDMDVTIDEALKTADKFLECANEKAQMPAFVINPLG from the coding sequence ATGACAAAGAACGTAGCTATTATCGGGGCAGGCTTCTCCGGCGCGGTTATCGCGCACCAGCTCGCGAAAGCGGGCTACCAAGTCGAAGTGTTCGAATCACGGTCGCATATCGCGGGCAATTGCCATTCCGAGCGCGATGCCGAAACCAATGTGATGGTCCACATCTATGGCCCGCACATCTTCCATACCGATAACGAGCGGGTATGGAAGTTCGTTAACGAGTTTTCCGAATTCAAGCCTTACGTGAACCGCGTGAAGGCGATCACGAACAACCGCGTTTACACGCTGCCGATCAACCTGCTGACGATCAACCAGTTCTTCAACAAGACGTTGCGGCCGGCCGAGGCGCAGGAGTTCCTGGCCGAACAGGGCGACAAGACGATCGAGAACCCGGTCACGTTCGAGGACCAGGCGCTGCGCTTTGTCGGCAGGGATCTGTACGAGGCCTTCTTCAAGACCTACACGGTGAAACAGTGGGGCCTCGACCCTACCGAGCTGCCGGCCAGCATCCTGAAACGGCTGCCCGTGCGCTTCAACTACGACGACAATTATTTCAGCCACAAATACCAGGGCATGCCGAAGGATGGCTATACGGCCATCGTGGAAAAGATCCTCGACGTGCCGGGCATCACCGTGCACCTGAACACGCCATTCAAGCCGGAACAGAAGTCCGATTATGCCCACGTGTTCTACAGCGGCCCGATCGATGCCTGGTTCGGCCACCGCGAAGGCCGCCTGCCTTACCGCACGCTGGACTTCGAAGTGCACCGCGACCAGGGCGACTACCAGGGCAATGCCGTGATCAACTATTGCGACAATGCCCAGCGCTACACGCGCATCACCGAGCACAAGCACTTCTCGCCGTGGGAACAGCATGAAGGCACCGTCTGCTACTTCGAGTACAGCCGGCAGTGCGAGGAAGGCGACACGCCGTACTACCCGATCCGCCTGGCGCGCGACAAGGTGCAGCTGGAAAAATACGTGAACCTGGCGAACGACGAACCCAACGTGACCTTCATCGGCCGCCTGGGTACCTACCGCTACCTCGACATGGACGTCACCATCGACGAGGCATTGAAGACGGCCGACAAGTTCCTCGAATGCGCGAACGAGAAGGCACAGATGCCGGCGTTCGTCATCAACCCGCTGGGTTGA
- a CDS encoding MarR family winged helix-turn-helix transcriptional regulator: MSLTHTLIHSARAYKAAADRVAGNFALSHASGWPVVMIARLGDGVRPGTVAEALGVEPPSLVRIIDQLVTAGLVTRQDDPADRRAKTLHLTAEGRHCAAQLEELLLPFRRELFAGLPQADIEACVRVLTHLDGLLAGRAKG; encoded by the coding sequence ATGTCCCTCACCCACACGCTGATCCACTCGGCGCGTGCCTACAAGGCGGCGGCGGACCGGGTGGCCGGCAATTTCGCCCTGTCGCACGCCAGTGGCTGGCCCGTGGTGATGATTGCCCGGCTCGGCGATGGCGTGCGGCCGGGTACGGTGGCCGAGGCGCTGGGCGTCGAGCCGCCGTCGCTGGTACGCATCATCGACCAGCTCGTGACGGCCGGCCTCGTGACGCGCCAGGACGATCCGGCCGACCGGCGCGCGAAGACGCTGCACCTGACGGCCGAGGGGCGCCACTGCGCGGCCCAGCTGGAAGAATTGCTGCTGCCATTCCGCCGCGAGCTGTTCGCCGGGCTGCCGCAGGCCGATATCGAAGCCTGCGTGCGCGTGCTCACCCATCTGGACGGGCTGCTGGCAGGCCGCGCGAAAGGCTGA
- a CDS encoding TonB-dependent receptor, with protein sequence MYQHSSRNPGSTLRVKRLTHAVSLALVSLVASQAALAQQSTGAPAEPAANGAIQRVEVVATRASQQSGIERKKNAATAMDSIVAEDVGSLPDRNVGEAISRMAGIVLDRGDYGEGVTVSVRGNGADLTRVELDGQSVQSAGGTDAGATGGANSRGTEFRQLSADLIKSVDVVKGSTADMTEGALGGGIVIKTRTGLDFKKPFASLRLGGSHNSLDKKWKPDANLILANKYLDGRLGLILNASHSTLNNEAHSMQVSQTAQQGYYRLLDFDGSPEKTYSFLPSTVASDDSTATTPILRTPMGGTNFLNSESPLSLITKSAGAQTKQDCHNLFPDLSAAQLALIPSGSQGAARAQRGNELLTCLNQWNDYTPSNVRYFIKKEHDRKDNLDLRGDFKVNNKLTVYAKGSFNRRETRIEQMTYQLGLVKNPNQLPNPLVTPGYTGAVFADDAINNVRNVVLGSGFFHYPGGYSTRSNNYVIPGAVTNIDPASVLVDPSHHLTRFTVSDGQAIPDQTLEFARTISRYLQTGGTYRNDGLTAEFFFADARSDFRRVQQRMSYTLNTGPTTFELDPSGLWGFNFPAGVNQADPAGYAALFPRTVGGAALGNTNTIFRPNYAAAVQPLRTMATGILWLPQIRETGERTAKLDVTYMTPEGIPFFKRFKAGFNLRDSYSNSWEGGAGDRMVKAPIGTYGKEGYVPGVYLPQARVDNRFEGCQNTPASLAPGGDACQYGMNPPGDPRSGRDSTLVLSQQDFLNIIQQTLTKPATGTSFFHGAKDRPAILPQNWMGIDIAKAVELTNFANRNWDCVQTCTGTDGKVYDQPVNKLQERIDAFYLMTDFGLDHVPFTNRALPFGLEFDGNMGVRYVRSRVSGTGTMTFTSYSKTALYDPEDPNNSAGYVQSSIVQNTAVDATTTDVLPSLNLATWLRPDELVLRYSVAKTVARPPIQQLLPASTCIYDERAADLDADGTQRCNGTIGNPALQARKNVNQNVSLEWYPNRDTMFSLAWFNQKGKVGQFITEGVSGGQLFAGSDLVDPQTGVKLSDLPFNYSTYVNGPVSTRNGAEFSTKTAFTFLPGLLSFTGFDANYTKVKSKHVTASIVDLLTGTALPPARESESQYNVALWYDDGRLSARVALQGAAAWFTCISPCGQAPRELINYPAQGVNVNNSTPKIYSPGSPNFKDATRFVDAKIAWKWRPDVEFFLEGRNIGNATTSNSQAHYAPLSNGVPNLLDYAYAGRRIMVGVSFRTL encoded by the coding sequence ATGTACCAGCACAGCAGCCGCAATCCCGGTAGCACGCTCAGGGTTAAACGTTTAACGCACGCCGTCTCGCTGGCGCTTGTTTCGCTGGTTGCCAGCCAGGCTGCGCTGGCCCAGCAAAGCACAGGCGCGCCGGCCGAACCGGCCGCGAACGGCGCGATCCAGCGCGTCGAAGTGGTGGCGACGCGCGCCTCGCAGCAGTCGGGCATCGAGCGCAAGAAGAATGCCGCCACGGCGATGGATTCGATCGTGGCCGAGGACGTGGGCTCGCTGCCCGACCGTAACGTGGGCGAAGCCATTTCGCGCATGGCGGGCATCGTGCTCGACCGAGGTGACTATGGCGAAGGCGTGACGGTGTCCGTGCGCGGCAATGGCGCCGACCTGACCCGCGTGGAACTCGATGGCCAGAGCGTGCAGTCGGCCGGCGGCACCGATGCCGGCGCCACAGGCGGCGCGAACAGCCGCGGCACGGAATTCCGCCAGCTGTCCGCCGATCTGATCAAGAGTGTCGACGTCGTGAAGGGATCGACGGCCGACATGACCGAGGGCGCGCTGGGCGGCGGCATCGTCATCAAGACCCGCACCGGCCTGGACTTCAAGAAGCCGTTCGCCTCGCTGCGGCTGGGCGGCAGCCACAATTCGCTGGACAAGAAATGGAAGCCGGACGCCAACCTGATCCTGGCGAACAAATACCTCGACGGGCGGCTCGGCCTGATCCTGAACGCCTCGCACAGCACGCTGAACAACGAGGCGCATTCGATGCAGGTGTCGCAGACGGCCCAGCAGGGTTATTACCGCCTGCTGGATTTCGACGGTTCACCGGAGAAGACGTACAGTTTCCTGCCCAGCACCGTGGCCAGCGACGACAGCACGGCCACCACGCCGATCCTGCGCACGCCGATGGGCGGCACGAACTTCCTGAATTCGGAATCGCCGCTGTCGCTGATCACCAAGTCGGCGGGCGCGCAGACGAAGCAGGATTGCCACAACCTGTTCCCCGACCTGTCGGCCGCGCAGCTGGCACTGATTCCTTCCGGCAGCCAGGGCGCGGCGCGGGCGCAGCGCGGCAACGAGCTGCTCACCTGCCTGAACCAGTGGAACGACTACACGCCGTCGAACGTGCGCTACTTCATCAAGAAGGAACACGACCGCAAGGACAACCTGGACCTGCGCGGCGACTTCAAGGTGAACAACAAGCTGACCGTCTATGCCAAGGGCAGCTTCAACCGCCGCGAAACGCGCATCGAGCAGATGACCTACCAGCTGGGCCTCGTGAAAAATCCGAACCAGCTGCCCAACCCGCTGGTCACGCCGGGCTACACGGGCGCGGTCTTTGCCGACGATGCCATCAACAACGTGCGCAACGTGGTACTCGGCTCCGGCTTCTTCCATTACCCGGGCGGCTACTCCACGCGGTCGAACAACTACGTCATTCCCGGCGCCGTCACCAACATCGATCCGGCTTCCGTGCTCGTCGACCCGAGCCACCACCTGACCCGGTTCACGGTCTCCGATGGCCAGGCGATTCCCGACCAGACGCTGGAATTTGCCCGCACCATCAGCCGCTACCTGCAGACGGGCGGCACCTACCGGAACGATGGCCTGACCGCCGAATTCTTCTTCGCCGACGCGCGTTCCGACTTCCGCCGCGTGCAGCAGCGCATGAGCTATACGCTCAACACGGGCCCGACCACGTTCGAACTGGACCCCAGCGGCCTGTGGGGCTTCAATTTCCCGGCCGGCGTCAACCAGGCCGACCCAGCCGGTTACGCGGCGCTGTTCCCGCGCACCGTCGGCGGCGCCGCGCTGGGCAACACCAACACCATCTTCCGGCCGAACTATGCGGCCGCCGTGCAGCCGCTGCGCACGATGGCGACCGGTATCCTGTGGCTGCCGCAGATCCGCGAGACGGGCGAGCGCACGGCCAAGCTGGACGTGACGTACATGACGCCGGAAGGCATTCCGTTCTTCAAGCGCTTCAAGGCCGGCTTCAACCTGCGCGACAGCTACAGCAATTCCTGGGAAGGCGGTGCCGGCGACCGCATGGTCAAGGCACCGATCGGCACCTATGGCAAAGAGGGTTACGTGCCGGGCGTATACTTGCCGCAGGCCCGTGTCGACAACCGCTTCGAAGGCTGCCAGAACACGCCCGCGTCGCTGGCGCCGGGCGGCGACGCCTGCCAGTACGGCATGAATCCGCCGGGCGACCCGCGCAGTGGCCGCGACAGCACGCTGGTGCTGTCGCAGCAGGATTTCCTCAACATCATCCAGCAGACGCTGACCAAGCCGGCCACCGGCACTTCGTTCTTCCACGGCGCCAAGGACCGCCCGGCAATCCTGCCGCAGAACTGGATGGGCATCGACATCGCGAAGGCCGTCGAGCTCACCAACTTCGCCAACCGCAACTGGGATTGCGTGCAGACCTGCACCGGCACCGACGGCAAGGTCTACGACCAGCCCGTGAACAAGCTGCAGGAACGCATCGATGCGTTCTACCTGATGACCGATTTCGGTCTCGACCACGTACCCTTCACGAACCGCGCATTGCCGTTCGGCCTCGAATTCGATGGCAACATGGGCGTGCGCTACGTGCGCAGCCGCGTCAGCGGCACCGGCACGATGACGTTCACGTCGTATTCGAAGACGGCGCTGTACGATCCGGAAGACCCGAACAACTCCGCGGGCTACGTGCAGTCGTCGATCGTGCAGAACACGGCGGTCGATGCCACCACGACGGACGTGCTGCCCAGCCTGAACCTGGCCACCTGGCTGCGGCCGGACGAACTGGTGCTGCGCTACAGCGTGGCGAAGACCGTGGCGCGCCCGCCCATCCAGCAACTGCTGCCGGCCAGCACCTGCATCTACGACGAACGCGCCGCCGACCTCGATGCCGATGGCACGCAACGCTGCAACGGCACGATCGGCAACCCCGCCCTGCAGGCGCGCAAGAACGTCAACCAGAACGTGTCGCTGGAGTGGTACCCGAACCGCGACACGATGTTCAGCCTGGCCTGGTTCAACCAGAAGGGCAAGGTGGGCCAGTTCATCACCGAGGGCGTGAGCGGCGGCCAGCTGTTCGCCGGGTCCGACCTGGTGGACCCGCAGACAGGTGTCAAGCTGTCCGACCTGCCGTTCAACTATTCCACGTATGTGAACGGCCCGGTCTCGACGCGCAACGGCGCCGAGTTTTCCACGAAGACGGCCTTTACGTTCCTGCCTGGCCTGCTGAGTTTCACCGGTTTCGATGCCAACTACACGAAGGTGAAATCGAAGCACGTGACCGCGTCCATCGTCGACCTGCTGACCGGCACGGCGCTGCCGCCGGCGCGCGAATCGGAGTCGCAGTACAACGTGGCACTGTGGTACGACGATGGCCGGCTGTCGGCCCGCGTGGCACTGCAGGGTGCCGCCGCCTGGTTCACCTGCATCTCGCCATGCGGGCAGGCGCCGCGCGAGCTGATCAACTATCCGGCGCAGGGCGTGAACGTGAACAATTCCACGCCGAAGATCTATTCGCCCGGATCGCCGAACTTCAAGGACGCCACGCGCTTCGTCGACGCGAAGATCGCCTGGAAATGGCGCCCGGACGTGGAGTTCTTCCTGGAAGGCCGCAATATCGGCAACGCCACCACGTCGAACAGCCAGGCCCACTACGCCCCCCTCAGCAACGGCGTACCGAACCTGCTGGACTACGCCTATGCCGGCCGGCGCATCATGGTCGGCGTGTCGTTCCGCACGCTGTAA